Proteins from one Rhodohalobacter mucosus genomic window:
- a CDS encoding S46 family peptidase, with protein sequence MKRYFNKLASIITVLFLVSACAAPQHTTETVRQQQTLSQEAPASTLPEFEPVESSILDNGRMWTFEYAPVDYFAETYNFDPDSAWFEHARMSAVRIPGCSGSFVSNMGLVMTNHHCARSSITQIGMEGENTLDNGFYASTLSDERKIEDYYVDQLVEIRDVTDRILSDVDAVPVENRAEARQQAISRVQSEISEEVAEYGDRQVQVVSLFNGGRYSAYIFRRFTDVRMVMAPELQIGYFGGDSDNFTYPRYNLDMTFYRVYVDDEPYQPEFYFPFSETGAEEGDGVFMIGNPGRTTRLNTVSQLAYSGTYDLPFRHSLFTRLIEGLEAYFDYAPESPEAQQLRNTIFGLKNSQKLLSGQIEAHNNEYLMGRKVDNQQKFRDALNESPELRDTYIPIIDRIAEIQEEKAALAPYPYITLGIAPNSIASAAILQRGYFYAMMEQIEDNEQRKSSILNQIQNIQDKPPFLEKQLIISHLNYLADGLGTDHPYLMKITNGQDYETVADNLIENSGFATAEKTDELLESSESASSDPAVAYFKTFGETLFENIERFRELSQEESELQTRLGRGWFAVYGTSIPPDATFSPRIQDGVVNGYEYNGTVAPAYTTFYGMYDRHYSHTGEPEWDLPERWATPSSSLDLSTPVNFVSTNDIIGGNSGSPVVNIDLEVVGLAFDGNVESMGSSTFILDDRSARAVSVDVRGMLESLRNVYNATRIVEELENARN encoded by the coding sequence ATGAAACGATACTTCAATAAACTTGCCTCAATAATCACCGTTTTATTTCTGGTTTCGGCCTGTGCAGCTCCTCAACATACAACAGAAACAGTCCGGCAACAGCAAACCCTCTCCCAGGAGGCACCGGCCTCAACGCTGCCCGAATTTGAGCCTGTTGAATCGTCTATCCTGGACAACGGCCGCATGTGGACATTCGAGTACGCGCCGGTCGACTATTTTGCCGAGACCTATAATTTCGATCCCGACAGTGCCTGGTTTGAGCATGCCCGAATGAGCGCGGTTCGGATCCCCGGATGCTCCGGCTCGTTTGTGTCAAATATGGGGTTGGTGATGACCAACCATCACTGTGCCCGAAGTTCAATTACCCAGATCGGTATGGAAGGGGAGAATACTCTTGATAATGGATTTTATGCATCTACACTATCTGATGAGCGCAAAATCGAGGATTATTATGTAGATCAACTTGTTGAAATTCGTGATGTAACGGATCGGATTTTGAGTGATGTGGATGCTGTTCCGGTTGAAAATCGGGCAGAAGCACGTCAGCAAGCTATCAGCAGGGTGCAGTCTGAAATCAGCGAAGAGGTGGCTGAATATGGAGACCGTCAGGTTCAGGTGGTTTCTCTTTTTAATGGCGGTCGTTATTCCGCGTACATTTTCCGACGTTTTACGGATGTGCGAATGGTGATGGCGCCTGAACTGCAAATTGGTTATTTCGGCGGCGATTCAGATAATTTTACCTATCCGAGATACAACCTGGATATGACGTTTTACCGCGTATATGTGGATGATGAACCCTATCAGCCGGAGTTTTACTTTCCATTTTCTGAAACAGGAGCGGAAGAAGGGGATGGTGTTTTCATGATTGGCAACCCCGGGCGTACAACCAGGCTCAATACGGTTTCTCAGCTGGCTTACAGCGGTACATACGACCTTCCGTTCAGGCACAGCTTGTTTACGCGACTCATCGAAGGTCTTGAGGCTTATTTTGATTATGCTCCCGAATCGCCCGAAGCTCAACAGCTAAGAAATACCATTTTTGGCCTTAAAAACTCACAAAAACTGCTTAGCGGACAAATTGAAGCCCACAATAATGAATATCTGATGGGACGAAAGGTTGATAACCAGCAGAAATTTCGAGACGCACTTAATGAGTCGCCTGAGCTGCGCGACACATATATACCTATCATTGATCGTATTGCGGAGATTCAGGAAGAGAAGGCTGCACTTGCGCCGTACCCGTATATAACGCTTGGAATTGCTCCAAACTCTATTGCTTCTGCCGCAATACTGCAACGCGGTTATTTTTACGCCATGATGGAGCAAATTGAAGATAATGAGCAGAGAAAATCATCGATTCTTAACCAGATACAAAACATCCAGGACAAACCGCCATTTCTGGAAAAGCAGTTGATCATATCTCACCTTAACTATCTTGCAGATGGTCTCGGTACTGACCACCCATACCTGATGAAGATTACAAACGGGCAGGATTATGAAACTGTGGCTGACAATTTGATAGAGAATAGTGGCTTTGCGACTGCAGAAAAAACAGATGAACTACTTGAAAGCAGTGAGTCAGCATCATCAGATCCGGCTGTAGCCTATTTCAAAACATTCGGGGAGACTCTGTTTGAGAACATCGAACGCTTCAGGGAACTGTCACAGGAAGAAAGTGAGCTGCAAACGAGACTTGGCCGCGGTTGGTTCGCCGTTTACGGAACATCGATTCCGCCTGACGCAACCTTCTCGCCCAGAATTCAGGATGGTGTAGTGAACGGATATGAATATAACGGAACCGTAGCACCTGCTTACACAACGTTTTATGGTATGTATGATCGTCATTATTCACACACAGGCGAGCCCGAGTGGGACTTGCCGGAGCGATGGGCAACTCCGTCTTCATCACTCGATCTTTCTACGCCCGTAAACTTTGTCTCCACCAATGATATCATCGGCGGAAATTCGGGATCACCGGTAGTAAATATCGATCTTGAGGTCGTTGGATTGGCATTCGACGGCAATGTGGAAAGTATGGGGTCAAGTACCTTTATTCTGGACGATCGCAGCGCACGTGCCGTTTCTGTTGACGTCCGCGGCATGCTGGAATCCCTAAGGAATGTCTATAACGCCACCCGGATTGTGGAAGAGCTGGAAAACGCCAGAAACTGA
- a CDS encoding MerC domain-containing protein: protein MAEKSITASILWDRFGLSVSTICAVHCLFFPVLIAILPVASATFMHELAHPIFAALIAPTVYFASRRSHYDKKITGLLMGGFALILIGWLVGHYLIGLWFETGVTVAGSIVLIWGHWLNYRHHRTCNIASHKHHPVASDPDNQQEKP from the coding sequence TTGGCTGAAAAGAGTATCACCGCTTCTATTTTATGGGACCGATTCGGGCTGAGCGTGTCCACCATTTGTGCCGTTCATTGTCTGTTTTTCCCTGTCCTGATCGCAATTTTACCTGTGGCTTCTGCCACGTTCATGCACGAGCTGGCCCACCCCATCTTTGCAGCTCTCATAGCGCCTACGGTCTACTTTGCATCCAGACGAAGCCACTACGACAAAAAGATCACCGGCCTGCTTATGGGCGGTTTTGCTTTGATCCTGATCGGATGGCTGGTTGGCCACTACCTTATCGGCCTTTGGTTCGAAACCGGAGTGACCGTTGCAGGAAGTATTGTATTGATATGGGGGCATTGGTTAAATTACAGGCATCATCGTACCTGTAACATTGCATCACATAAACATCATCCGGTTGCAAGCGATCCGGATAATCAGCAGGAGAAACCATGA
- the scpB gene encoding SMC-Scp complex subunit ScpB → MLDYRFVDGTRLTSVIESLIFASPEPISWEKLSEIVKESEEELELDRPLIERIVEQLNGRYEENDLSFRIEETGGGFTFVTQPRFHPWLSIFQHENAYRKLSQPAIETLAIVAYRQPITKPEVDQIRGVDSGYILRQLLEKMLVKVSGRADSPGKPLLYKTTTYFLKHFGINAVDELPKPREIDEILKDDDMAEHRRLLMERQMELDEDENADEIIEEYIEKFRAEAEGVDLDDVADDDFAESGSNPAAEAEAEDDAGQEERDEENREKKGGD, encoded by the coding sequence ATGCTCGATTACCGTTTTGTTGATGGCACACGACTCACATCCGTGATTGAATCGCTTATTTTTGCAAGTCCCGAACCCATATCCTGGGAAAAGCTTTCGGAGATCGTAAAAGAAAGTGAGGAAGAGCTGGAACTTGACCGGCCCTTAATTGAGAGGATTGTGGAGCAGCTCAACGGACGGTACGAAGAGAACGACCTCTCGTTCCGGATTGAAGAGACCGGAGGTGGCTTTACCTTCGTAACCCAGCCCCGTTTCCATCCCTGGCTAAGTATTTTTCAGCACGAAAACGCATATCGCAAGCTGTCTCAGCCCGCTATTGAAACGCTTGCTATTGTGGCTTACCGGCAGCCGATCACCAAACCGGAAGTGGACCAGATTCGGGGTGTGGATTCAGGATATATCCTTCGTCAGCTGCTCGAAAAAATGCTTGTGAAGGTCTCGGGACGCGCTGATTCGCCCGGAAAGCCACTTCTGTATAAAACCACAACGTACTTTCTGAAGCATTTCGGGATCAATGCGGTGGATGAGCTTCCCAAACCCCGGGAGATTGATGAGATCCTGAAGGACGACGACATGGCGGAACACCGGCGGCTGCTCATGGAGCGACAGATGGAGCTCGATGAAGATGAAAATGCGGATGAAATAATTGAAGAGTATATCGAAAAATTCAGGGCAGAGGCGGAAGGTGTGGATCTTGATGATGTCGCGGATGATGATTTTGCCGAGTCTGGGTCCAACCCTGCAGCTGAAGCTGAAGCCGAAGATGATGCAGGACAAGAGGAGCGGGATGAAGAGAACAGGGAAAAAAAGGGAGGTGATTAG
- a CDS encoding succinylglutamate desuccinylase/aspartoacylase family protein: MIKSSETDLPQATISKRVRSIGAGKPGYPVVVFFVGIHGNERAGVVAIQNILEEYMNSGIEPDGKIYVITGNLEALERGVRYVDTDLNRLWEKFNTDQDFTELAESGKSLPSEYFESLEIKSEIDNILHAHEQDRPDILFADLHTTSSESCAFILLNDTLANRELAQKFPVPQILGIEENIHGTLLSYINNLGCRAIGFEAGAHSSFESIERSKAFIRLLLHHIGLVKAGYPDLEQYEIEMVDNSGMPNSYYEIRYHHYIEDINNFNMYPGYRNFDTVEKGEPLAIDEGEVIKAPEEGRIFMPLYQKSGNDGFLIIREVSPFWLTFSAWLRDSSIHSLLAYLPGVTRSDKQEFIVNLDIALFFVKEIFHLLGYRVTEKDRSTLICYRR; the protein is encoded by the coding sequence ATGATTAAGAGTTCTGAAACAGACTTACCACAAGCGACTATTTCAAAAAGAGTTCGAAGTATCGGGGCAGGAAAGCCCGGATATCCCGTTGTTGTTTTTTTTGTCGGGATACATGGAAATGAACGTGCCGGGGTGGTTGCCATACAGAATATTCTGGAGGAGTATATGAATTCCGGAATTGAGCCTGATGGAAAAATATATGTCATTACAGGTAACCTGGAAGCACTGGAACGGGGTGTGCGCTATGTCGATACGGACCTGAACCGCCTTTGGGAAAAATTCAATACTGACCAGGATTTTACCGAACTGGCTGAATCCGGGAAATCCCTGCCGTCTGAATACTTTGAGAGTCTCGAAATCAAGTCGGAGATTGACAATATTCTGCATGCCCATGAACAGGACCGGCCGGATATCCTATTTGCCGACCTCCACACCACCTCTTCTGAAAGCTGCGCATTTATTTTGCTGAACGACACCCTTGCCAATCGGGAGCTTGCACAGAAATTTCCTGTGCCTCAGATTTTGGGAATAGAGGAAAATATACACGGAACACTTCTTAGCTATATCAACAACCTGGGATGCCGCGCCATCGGTTTTGAAGCGGGTGCTCACAGTTCGTTCGAATCCATAGAGCGAAGCAAAGCGTTTATCAGACTCCTTCTGCACCATATCGGCCTGGTCAAAGCCGGCTATCCCGATCTGGAGCAGTACGAAATCGAAATGGTGGACAATTCGGGTATGCCCAATTCCTATTACGAAATCAGATACCACCATTACATTGAGGATATAAATAACTTTAACATGTATCCTGGATACAGGAACTTTGATACCGTTGAGAAAGGTGAACCGCTTGCTATAGATGAGGGTGAGGTAATTAAAGCGCCGGAAGAGGGTCGAATCTTTATGCCACTCTATCAGAAAAGCGGAAATGATGGTTTTTTGATTATTCGTGAAGTGTCACCGTTCTGGCTCACATTTTCAGCCTGGCTCCGGGACAGCTCGATTCACAGTCTTCTTGCCTATCTGCCCGGAGTTACCCGCTCAGATAAGCAGGAGTTCATAGTGAACCTGGATATTGCACTCTTTTTCGTGAAAGAAATTTTTCACCTTCTGGGATACAGAGTCACCGAAAAAGACCGAAGTACGCTTATCTGCTACCGACGGTAG